A window of Chitinophaga sp. MM2321 contains these coding sequences:
- a CDS encoding redoxin family protein produces the protein MKNFGNTFFELTTTGYFNHTVNPVSVDKKGNFSSNIYIDGIQDIYLYLNNDAIPFFAVPGDTIEVSWDQQHFKNTFKINSPSAERAQDLAIVMAIYNNRRQPFLDLYKKLNESKELADSSKYRLINDSYNAELNIIFSVPHTPYSSTKIFYDAYFKHAELLRSHKNLLSVYKLKSDDRYSIPEYAKFDHTFLAEDIFMQSDSYRRFLFDYIRFYKPFKSSRALKGNSVPFNPTKSDYLSGQAFLTVIPIRDWFSAKTIMSGFEHYDFKDVKAVYDDYLVQGSTPAYLDTIKAFYSKISKLAPGQPAPAFTLKDPEGKSVLLSDFKGKLVYIDFWGVYCGPCIGDIRDSGGKVHEKYKDKDVAFLNICVDEEGSIWTNKIKELKLEGVNLVAKGWVNNQVCKDYGINGIPHYVLIDKNGKIVNNNAPGLYQLAADGVNALDKALESEESK, from the coding sequence GTGAAGAATTTTGGAAACACTTTTTTTGAACTGACCACTACCGGCTATTTTAACCATACCGTGAACCCGGTATCGGTGGATAAAAAAGGTAATTTTTCCAGCAACATCTATATAGACGGTATTCAGGATATTTATTTGTATTTGAATAATGATGCTATCCCCTTTTTTGCGGTCCCTGGCGATACTATAGAAGTTAGTTGGGATCAACAGCATTTTAAGAATACCTTCAAAATCAATAGTCCTTCAGCGGAACGGGCCCAGGACCTGGCCATCGTGATGGCGATCTACAACAACAGGAGGCAACCTTTTCTTGATCTTTACAAGAAGCTTAATGAATCAAAAGAGCTGGCAGATTCATCTAAATACAGGTTAATCAACGATTCTTATAATGCGGAATTGAACATCATATTTAGTGTTCCACATACCCCTTATAGTTCCACTAAGATTTTTTACGATGCTTATTTTAAACATGCTGAACTATTAAGGTCACATAAAAATCTGCTGAGTGTTTATAAACTAAAATCAGACGACCGCTACTCCATTCCTGAGTATGCTAAATTTGACCATACCTTTCTAGCGGAAGATATTTTTATGCAATCGGACAGCTATCGCAGATTTCTTTTTGACTATATACGATTTTACAAACCTTTTAAATCCAGCAGGGCATTAAAAGGTAATAGTGTTCCATTTAATCCTACAAAAAGCGATTACCTTTCCGGACAGGCATTTTTAACGGTCATTCCTATCAGAGACTGGTTTTCAGCCAAAACAATAATGTCCGGTTTTGAACACTATGATTTTAAAGATGTCAAGGCAGTCTACGACGATTATTTGGTGCAAGGTAGTACGCCAGCTTATCTTGATACGATAAAGGCATTTTATAGCAAAATCAGTAAGTTAGCGCCGGGGCAACCTGCACCTGCATTTACACTGAAAGATCCGGAAGGCAAATCCGTTTTATTAAGTGATTTCAAAGGTAAATTAGTTTACATCGACTTCTGGGGCGTGTATTGTGGTCCTTGCATTGGCGATATCAGGGACAGCGGAGGAAAAGTGCATGAGAAATATAAAGACAAAGATGTCGCATTTTTAAATATTTGCGTGGATGAAGAGGGTAGTATCTGGACCAATAAGATAAAGGAATTAAAACTTGAAGGAGTAAATCTTGTTGCGAAGGGTTGGGTCAATAATCAAGTTTGTAAAGACTATGGCATCAATGGTATTCCACATTATGTGTTAATCGACAAAAATGGCAAAATCGTTAACAATAACGCGCCGGGACTATACCAACTGGCAGCCGATGGCGTAAATGCGTTGGACAAAGCATTGGAAAGTGAAGAAAGCAAATAG
- a CDS encoding RNA polymerase sigma-70 factor, which yields MKDIQHIDSDLFARLAQDDEEAFTQIVHFFYKKMLPIAISLVKSETVARDIMQDVFLKLWLNRALMTTIENPAAWLNVVVSNTTSNYMRAQLRYELRVKHSAAQTPEAEEIWTDLDARFTKSLIDDAIAELPTKRKTVFLLSRREGLSRKEIASRLNISENTVRNQLTDALQFIQEHLKRKGVFLIPPVIILQSWLQ from the coding sequence ATGAAGGATATTCAACATATTGACAGTGATCTATTTGCTCGTCTCGCGCAAGACGATGAAGAGGCCTTTACACAGATCGTTCATTTTTTCTATAAGAAGATGCTCCCCATTGCTATTTCTCTGGTTAAATCAGAAACGGTAGCACGGGATATTATGCAGGATGTGTTTTTGAAGCTATGGTTAAACAGGGCTTTAATGACAACGATTGAGAACCCCGCTGCATGGTTGAATGTGGTGGTATCTAATACTACCTCCAATTATATGCGGGCGCAACTCCGGTATGAGTTAAGGGTAAAACACTCGGCAGCTCAAACACCTGAAGCAGAAGAAATATGGACAGATCTGGATGCAAGGTTTACCAAATCCCTCATTGATGACGCGATTGCTGAACTTCCCACTAAAAGAAAAACGGTGTTTCTGTTGAGCCGGCGGGAAGGGCTTTCCCGCAAAGAAATTGCCTCCCGGTTGAACATTTCAGAGAATACAGTACGCAACCAGCTGACCGATGCCCTGCAATTTATCCAGGAACACCTGAAACGAAAGGGTGTGTTTCTTATCCCACCTGTGATTATCCTGCAAAGCTGGCTACAATAA
- a CDS encoding SRPBCC family protein — protein MSDNSISLHRVLKASPEKVYRAFTEALAIASWLPPYGFLCTVHEMTVEIGGSFKMSFHNFSTGNGHSFGGKYIELKPNEFLKYTDKFDDPNLPGEMITSVWLRKTLVGTEIKITQEGIPAVIPAEMCYLGWQESLEKLAKLVEPEIPDA, from the coding sequence ATGTCAGATAATAGCATTTCATTACACAGAGTTCTTAAAGCGTCTCCGGAAAAGGTATACCGCGCATTCACGGAAGCCCTGGCAATTGCTTCATGGCTTCCTCCATATGGCTTTCTTTGTACCGTCCATGAAATGACAGTAGAGATAGGAGGTTCCTTTAAAATGTCGTTTCATAATTTTTCCACCGGTAATGGCCATTCATTCGGTGGAAAATACATTGAACTCAAACCCAATGAGTTTCTGAAGTATACCGATAAATTTGATGATCCTAATCTTCCGGGTGAGATGATCACTTCTGTTTGGCTTCGGAAAACTTTAGTGGGGACAGAAATAAAAATTACGCAGGAAGGAATTCCCGCTGTTATACCAGCAGAAATGTGCTATTTAGGCTGGCAGGAATCGCTGGAGAAATTGGCTAAGCTGGTAGAACCGGAGATACCAGATGCCTGA